The Pseudomonadota bacterium genomic sequence TCGGCTAGGGCGGTTCCAGAGGGCTAGCTTGGCCAGGCGCGATCACGCTCCAACCAGCGAGCACTCCGGAGAGAAGACGGGCCTCTTGATCGTCGGTCATGGCAGTCGCGACCATGCGGCGAACGCTGAATTCGAAGCGTTGGTTACGGACTACCGCGCCACCCGCCCGGCGTTCGACATCGCCCACGGTTACGTCGAGCTCGCCCGCCCCGCTCTTCCCGAGGCGCTTAGGGAGCTTGCGCGGCGGTGCGAGCACGTCGTGGCGCTGCCGCTATTCCTGTTCGCGGCGGGTCACGTCAAGAACGACCTCCCGCTCGCGCTTGCGCAAGCGCGGCGGGAGTTTCCCGGTCATAGGTTCACCGCCACGCGGGCGCTGGGCGTCCACCCGGACTTGGTCGGGATGGCCTTCGAGCGCGCCCAATCACTATTCGAAAGCGCGCCTGCGAAAGCGGCCGTGGTCGTCGTGGGGCGCGGCTCCAGCGATCCGGATGCGAACGGCGACTTCTACAAGGCCGTAAGGCTCATCGGCGAGGGCCGAGACTTCGGGTGGGTGGTGCCGAGCTTCATCGGTATCGCGAGACCGCTCTTCAAGGATGCCATCGAGCTTCTGGCCCGCGCCCGTCCTGAGCGTATCGTCGTCGTCCCCTACTTCCTCTTCGCCGGCCGGTTGATCGAAAAGCTCAGCACGGAGGTGGCGGCATTCCGGGAGCGCCACCGGTGGATCCGTACCGAGCTCGCGCCGCATCTCGGACGCGACGAGCGCTTGTGTCTGCTCATCGACGAGCGAGTGCAAGAGGCGCTTAAGGGCACCCGACCTTTGCCCTGTGACAATTGCCAGTACCGCGTGCCGGTCGCGGGGGTGGCCGATAAGGTCGGCGGGCTCAAGGCCCTGCTCTGGAGCCTGCGCCATGGGTTCACGCACACCCAGGCGATGCCGCATGTGCACGCCCACCGCGCGCTCAAAAAGCACGTCCTCATCTGCGGAAACGTGGACTGCGCCGAGCGCGGTAGTGTGCCGCTCATCACGGCCCTGCGGCGCCTGCTCAAGGCGGCCGGCAGCGATCGGGACATCCGGGTCACGCGCACGCATTGCATGGGCCGCTGCGGAGAGGGACCGACTGTTGCGGTCTACCCCGATGGCATCTGGTACCGCGGCGTGCGGGAGGCTGACGCCGAGGAGCTGGTGCGCGAGCACCTGCTCGGGGACCGGCTCGTCAGCCGACTAGTCGACAACATCATGCAATGAAGGAGTAGAGAAAATGGCTTGTCATGAAATCGCGGCGCTGCGCCTGGGTCTGATGCGGGTCTTGGGCCGGACGGACGAAGCCGAGCGTCAGCACGAACTCGCCGAGCTCGGTCATGCGGCATCCCAAACGGGACCTATGCAAGCGCTTTGCGCCTCGTCCGACCTCGCGAGCCTCAAGCGCGCCTACGATACCGCCATCGCCGGCCTCGAGGAACGTGTCGCGGCAACGGCTGGTGACGACCCCAAGCTCCCTTATCTACGCACGCTCGTTGTGCTGACGAAGAAGGTGGAGCTCGACCTTGAGCACCAGGTCGAAGGGCTCACGCAACTCTATCGCGATCTTGAGACGATGCACGATTTCGTGCACGAGATCTACCCAGCGGAGTAGCGGGCCATGGCGATCCCAAGACACGCCCGCGTGGCCGCTATCGAGGAGCCGGGGACCGGCACCCGGCTCCTGGAGCTCGTTGGCGACGATCCCTTGGGCTTCACCGGCGGGCAATACATCATCGTCGACAGCGGGTTGGTGCTCGCGAGTGGCAAGGCCGTCAAGCGCGCCTATTCGATGCTGAGCCCGGACGCGGAGCAGGGTCGCTTTCAAATCGCCGTCAAACGCATCCCGGGGGGGCCGGGGTCCGGCTTCATGCACCAAATCGGGGTCGGTGACGATATTCGCTTCAGCGGCCCGTGGGGCAGGTTCTTCCCGCACAATGGCCGGAGCGGCCCCGCGCTGGTATTGGCAACGGATACGGGGATCACGGCGGCCCTCGGTCTCG encodes the following:
- a CDS encoding NAD(P)H-dependent oxidoreductase subunit E translates to MARRDHAPTSEHSGEKTGLLIVGHGSRDHAANAEFEALVTDYRATRPAFDIAHGYVELARPALPEALRELARRCEHVVALPLFLFAAGHVKNDLPLALAQARREFPGHRFTATRALGVHPDLVGMAFERAQSLFESAPAKAAVVVVGRGSSDPDANGDFYKAVRLIGEGRDFGWVVPSFIGIARPLFKDAIELLARARPERIVVVPYFLFAGRLIEKLSTEVAAFRERHRWIRTELAPHLGRDERLCLLIDERVQEALKGTRPLPCDNCQYRVPVAGVADKVGGLKALLWSLRHGFTHTQAMPHVHAHRALKKHVLICGNVDCAERGSVPLITALRRLLKAAGSDRDIRVTRTHCMGRCGEGPTVAVYPDGIWYRGVREADAEELVREHLLGDRLVSRLVDNIMQ
- a CDS encoding DUF3209 family protein; the protein is MACHEIAALRLGLMRVLGRTDEAERQHELAELGHAASQTGPMQALCASSDLASLKRAYDTAIAGLEERVAATAGDDPKLPYLRTLVVLTKKVELDLEHQVEGLTQLYRDLETMHDFVHEIYPAE
- a CDS encoding FAD-dependent oxidoreductase, with protein sequence MAIPRHARVAAIEEPGTGTRLLELVGDDPLGFTGGQYIIVDSGLVLASGKAVKRAYSMLSPDAEQGRFQIAVKRIPGGPGSGFMHQIGVGDDIRFSGPWGRFFPHNGRSGPALVLATDTGITAALGLVQGSRFKALAPLSILIWLRTAPEYFLPEALVRDRSPPHCTPFRIAPIPPIGHAERVVHARAVLREILAGVPLEQAFVCGDGAVNYALLDDLLAAGVPATKDNLESFFNMPKKSV